Genomic DNA from Nocardioides aquaticus:
GGCACGACGTCTACGAGATCGTCACGCTGCGCGACAGCCTCGAGCAGCTCGCCGTACGCCTGGCGCTGCCGGTGACCGACGAGGAACGGCTGACGCCGCTGGTGGCCGCGCTGGCCGACTTGGAGGACGGCGCCGCCCGCGACCACGGGAACGCGGCCCTGGTCGAGCGCGGGTTCGCCTTCCACCTCGCGCTCGTCGCGCTGTCCGGGCACCGACGGCTGGTCGCGACCTACCGGGACCTCGGCCTGCAGGTGCGGCTGTGCATGAGCGCCAACGTCGCGAGCCGGACGCACGAGGACGCCGCGGGCAACGCCGCGCGGCACCGGGTCCTGCTCGACGTCGTGCGTGCGGGCGACCCGGACGCCGCGCTCGCCGCGCTGGCCGACCACGGCCACCGGTCCTTCCTGGCCCGCGTGGTCGACGAGCTGCCCGGCGGCTCGGCCGCGTCCGACGCCTGGCTGGCCCGGCTACGGGGGGCCGAAGGTCACGCCTAAGGGTGTATTCGCAGGTGGGGGGTCCGGGATGACACTCGGTTCACGAGGTCGGCGGCCCCGGGCTCCGAGACTTACGCAGATCCTCGGGGATGTAACCGGACCGGGCCGGGGGCGCTGACCTCGCCCGTCCTGGCCGCCCTTCGACAGCCCTCGTCAGCCCACCGGGGTGCCGCGCGGGCCCACGTAGGCCCCCGACCTGCCACAGTCGTCGGACCCGACCCAGGAGCTGATGCGTGTGAGCACGAACGAACGCCTCGTCGATGCCACCCCCGACCAGGTCTGGGCGGTGCTGGCCGACGGCTGGCTCTACCCGCTGTGGGTCGTGGGTGCGACGCGGATGCGCGAGGTCGACGACTCCTGGCCCGCGCCGGGCTCGGTGCTGCACCACTCCGTCGGCGCCTGGCCGCTGGTGCTCGACGACACGACGTCGGTCACCGCCTGCGACCTGGGCCGCCGGCTCGACCTGCGCGCTCGGGCGTGGCCGTCCGGCGAGGCGGCTGTGTCGATCGAGCTGGAGGCGGTCGGCGCCCGGACCCGCGTACGCATCCGCGAGGACGCCGTCGCCGGACCGGGACGCCTGGTCCCCGCGCCCCTGCGGCACCTGCCGCTGGCCTGGCGCAACGTCGAGACGCTCCGGCGGCTGGCCTACCTGGCCGAGCGCCGGGCCGGCTGAGCCGACCCGGCGCCGGGGCGTCGGCTAGAGGCGGCCCAGCAGGTCGACCGGGTTGGCCGGCCGGGTGTGGGCGGCCAGCAGCTGCTCGGCCCCCTCCAGCTCGTCGCCGTCGCCGTCCCAGACCAGGACGCCGGCGACCTCGGCGTCGGTGAGGTAGTACACGACGGTACGGCCGTCCGCGCGCTCGTCGACGACCGTCTCCAGGTCCGTGGAGGTGCTGCCCATGGCCTCGAACCCGTGGCCCAGGACGTCGGAGTAGAACATCGGCGTGTGGTCGTAGGTCTCGTCCGATCCCGCGATGATCCGGCCGACCGCGGCGCCCATCGCCGAGGCGTTGTCGACGTGCTCGACGCGGCGCCGACCGAGGATCCGGTCGGGGTACTCGGCGACGTCACCGGCGGCGAACACGCCCTCGGCCGTGGTCCGCAGCCGCTCGTCCACGACGATGCCGCCGTCCTCGGACCGCTCCGCCACGCCGTCGAGGACGTCGCCGGCCGGCTCGATGCCCATCCCCACCACGACGACGTCGACGTCGAGGACCCCGCCGTCCGAGAGGCGCAGGCTGACCTCGTCGCCGCGCTGCTCGCCGCCGTCGACCGACGTGCCCGACAGCAGCCGGACCCCGGCGTCGACGAACAGCTGCTGGAAGCGCTGGGCCAGCGGCTCGGGGAAGCGGGTGTCGCCGAGCACCTGCTCGGGGTGGACCACGGTGACCTCGCAGTCCTGCTGCGACAGGGCGGCGGCGATCTCGCTGCCGATGTAGCCGCCGCCGACGACGGCGACGCGGGCACCGCCTCCGGCCAGCGCGCGCAGGCGCTGGTAGTCGGTCAGGGTGCGGTAGTGCAGCACCCGGTCGGAGGCCGGCAGCCCGTCGACGCCGCGGGGGCGCCCACCGGTGGCGACCAGCAGCGAGCCGTACCCGAGCTCGGTGCCGTCCGCGGTGGTGACCGTGCGGGCCTGCGGGTCGACCGAGGTCACCCGGGTCGCCAGGTGGATCTCGGCGCCGGTCTGCTCCGCGGTACGCGGGTCGAGCCCGTCCTGGGTGAAGTCGGGGTCGGTCCAGAGCTTCTTGGACAGCGCCGGGCGCGGGAACGGCGGCACCGGCTCCTCGCCGAGGATCCCGATCGAGCCGTCGTGGCCCTGCTCGCGCAGCGCCTGGGCGGCGGCGTCGGCGACCATGCCGCCGCCGACGACGAGGACGTCGTAGGTCTTCACGGTGCTCCTCGCTCTCAGCCGGCCAGGCGGTCCAGCGCCTGGGTCATGTCACGCTCGACGTCGTTGCCGATCTTCTCGAAGACGACCTTGACGGCGGGCGCGGCCAGCTTGGCGGCGCCGGACATCTCGATCACGGCCTCGTAGGTGACCTCGCTGCCGCCGCCTGCCGCGGGCTTGACGGTGATCGTGTCGGTCGAGGTGGCGGTCTCGTTGCGCCCGACCAGGACGATCGTGTCGTCGGTCAGCTTCTCGAGCGTGTAGGTCAGCTCCGTGCCGACCCCGGCGATCTTCGACTCGTTGTGGAAGGTCGAGCCCACGACGATCGGGCCGGTGTCGTTGCGCGTGCAGCGCTCCGTGCCCGGGTCCCACTCCTCGGCGTTCGTGAAGTCCTTGAGGTAGTCCAGGACGGTGGCGGGCTCGGGTCGGACGGTGAAGGTTCGGGTGACGGTGGTCATGCGCTCGACGCTAGGACGACCGGGCGGGTGAGGACACCCCCTCGGCCAGGGGCGCCGGTGCCGCCGGGACGGCATGCTGGGGGGATGAGGACCGCATGAGGACCCCGGTGCCGGACTACCTCCAGGAGGTGCTCGGCGGCTGCACCGCCGACGGCGGTGCCGTGGCCGACGACGTGCCCGAGCTGGCGGCCGCCGACCCGGACCGGTTGGCCGTCGCGCTGACCACGCTCGACGGCGTCACCTACTCGGCCGGGGACGACGACGTGCTGTTCACCGTCCAGTCCATCTCCAAGCCGTTCGCCTACGCGCTGGCGCTCCAGGATCGGGGCCTGGCCGCCGTGCTCGAGGTCGTCGGCACCGAGCCGTCGGGCGACGCCTTCAACGAGATCTCGCTCGAGCCGGGCACGGGTCGTCCGCGCAACCCGATGATCAACATCGGAGCCATCACGACGCACTCGCTGGTGGGGGAGCCCGGCCTGGCCGGCGCGGCACGCTCGGAGCGCCTGCGCCGGGGGCTGTCGGCCTTCGCCGGCCGCGAGCTCGTCGTCGACGAGGCGGTCCTGGAGTCCGAGATGGGCACCGCGCACCGCAACCTGGCCCTGGCGCACATGGTCCGCAGCCGCGGGACGGTCACCGAGGACCCGACGGTCCTGGTGCGGGAGTACACCCGCCAGTGCGCGCTGCTGGTCGACGTCCGCGACCTCGCGGTGATGGCGGCGACCCTGGCCCACCACGGCGTCAACCCGGTGACCGGGGAGCGCGTGGTCGGGGCCCGGGTCGCCCGGCAGGTGCTGAGCGTGATGGCGACCTGCGGGATGTACGACGCCGCCGGCGACTGGCTGTCGGTGGTCGGCATCCCGGCCAAGTCCGGCGTGGCCGGGGGCATCCTCGGCGCCCTGCCCGGCGAGGTCGGGATCGGCACCTTCTCCCCGCGCCTGGACCGCTTCGGCAACAGCACCCGCGGCGTCCGGGTGTGCGAGCGGCTCTCCGAGGACATGGGGCTGCACCTGATGGGGATGGCCCCGGCCGGGCTCGCGGTGGTCCGCGAGGTCGGGCTGGTGCACGACGACGGCGGGGGGACGGCCTGGCGCGCGGTGCTGCAGGGCCCGGTGACCTTCTCCGGCGGCGAGCGGGTGCTGCGCGAGCTGGCCCGGATCGGCGCCGACGGCGTCGACGTCGTGCTGGACCTGACCCGGGTCTCCCAGGTCGACGACGTCGGGCGCCGGATGCTGCTGGAGGGGGTGCGCCGGCTCGGCCTCGACGGGCACGCCGTCAGCGTGGTCGACCCGGAGCTGATGCTGGTGGTCGAGGATGTGGGGACCCCCGGCCCGGCTCGGTAGCATCGGCTGCGCAGAGGGTTCTGCGCGTCTTGGAGGTGGGTTCGGCGCGCGCCTGTCGTGGCGCACCCGAAAACCGCAAGAAAGCAGAACCTCCGTGTCCCCTCTCGCCTCCTACCGCCGACTCCTGCGGCTGGCCGGCCCGGCCTACGTGGCCGTGGCCTTCCTGGGCCGTCTCCCGCTGGCGATGAGCCAGCTCGGCACCCTGCTGCTGGTGTCCACCGCGACCGGCAGCTACGGCGCGGGCGGCCTCGCCGCCGGGGCGCTGGCCGTGGCCAACGCCGTCACCTCCCCGCTCGCGGGCGCGCTCGCCGACCGGGTCGGGCAGCGTCCGGTGGTGCTGGTGCAGTCGCTGCTCGGCGCGGCGCTGCTCTCGCTGCTGGTGGTGCTGGTCGGTGCCGACCTGCCGACGCCGGTGCTCGTCGCCGCGGCCGCCGCGGCCGGGGCCAGCCTGCCCCAGGTCGGCCCGCTGGCGCGGGTGCGCTGGCGCCCGATCACCGACGGCTCCGGGGTCCACCAGCGGCGCCTGGTCGACGCGGCCTTCTCCTACGAGGGTGCCGCCGACGAGGCGTCCTTCGCGCT
This window encodes:
- a CDS encoding GntR family transcriptional regulator; the encoded protein is MTDRRLAPPPSLAERAADAVRAMILGGEVLPGERLVESRLTEQLGVSRPPVREALQQLEHEGLVVPSGRRGLAVRTLTRHDVYEIVTLRDSLEQLAVRLALPVTDEERLTPLVAALADLEDGAARDHGNAALVERGFAFHLALVALSGHRRLVATYRDLGLQVRLCMSANVASRTHEDAAGNAARHRVLLDVVRAGDPDAALAALADHGHRSFLARVVDELPGGSAASDAWLARLRGAEGHA
- a CDS encoding SRPBCC family protein; translated protein: MSTNERLVDATPDQVWAVLADGWLYPLWVVGATRMREVDDSWPAPGSVLHHSVGAWPLVLDDTTSVTACDLGRRLDLRARAWPSGEAAVSIELEAVGARTRVRIREDAVAGPGRLVPAPLRHLPLAWRNVETLRRLAYLAERRAG
- a CDS encoding NAD(P)/FAD-dependent oxidoreductase, which gives rise to MKTYDVLVVGGGMVADAAAQALREQGHDGSIGILGEEPVPPFPRPALSKKLWTDPDFTQDGLDPRTAEQTGAEIHLATRVTSVDPQARTVTTADGTELGYGSLLVATGGRPRGVDGLPASDRVLHYRTLTDYQRLRALAGGGARVAVVGGGYIGSEIAAALSQQDCEVTVVHPEQVLGDTRFPEPLAQRFQQLFVDAGVRLLSGTSVDGGEQRGDEVSLRLSDGGVLDVDVVVVGMGIEPAGDVLDGVAERSEDGGIVVDERLRTTAEGVFAAGDVAEYPDRILGRRRVEHVDNASAMGAAVGRIIAGSDETYDHTPMFYSDVLGHGFEAMGSTSTDLETVVDERADGRTVVYYLTDAEVAGVLVWDGDGDELEGAEQLLAAHTRPANPVDLLGRL
- a CDS encoding SRPBCC family protein, producing the protein MTTVTRTFTVRPEPATVLDYLKDFTNAEEWDPGTERCTRNDTGPIVVGSTFHNESKIAGVGTELTYTLEKLTDDTIVLVGRNETATSTDTITVKPAAGGGSEVTYEAVIEMSGAAKLAAPAVKVVFEKIGNDVERDMTQALDRLAG
- a CDS encoding glutaminase gives rise to the protein MRTPVPDYLQEVLGGCTADGGAVADDVPELAAADPDRLAVALTTLDGVTYSAGDDDVLFTVQSISKPFAYALALQDRGLAAVLEVVGTEPSGDAFNEISLEPGTGRPRNPMINIGAITTHSLVGEPGLAGAARSERLRRGLSAFAGRELVVDEAVLESEMGTAHRNLALAHMVRSRGTVTEDPTVLVREYTRQCALLVDVRDLAVMAATLAHHGVNPVTGERVVGARVARQVLSVMATCGMYDAAGDWLSVVGIPAKSGVAGGILGALPGEVGIGTFSPRLDRFGNSTRGVRVCERLSEDMGLHLMGMAPAGLAVVREVGLVHDDGGGTAWRAVLQGPVTFSGGERVLRELARIGADGVDVVLDLTRVSQVDDVGRRMLLEGVRRLGLDGHAVSVVDPELMLVVEDVGTPGPAR